The following coding sequences are from one Aeromicrobium duanguangcaii window:
- a CDS encoding GAF and ANTAR domain-containing protein has translation MAADTMRSPAPSARAAALTSLAALAAESIPGVDFASITVHIDGGFRTVAATDALANECDQLQYDVGEGPCVAAVTYERLVLVNDLVHAEPFSHYGPLAARRGVGSQAAVQLTHTDQVAGLNLYSRRRGAFDELTTHLVELFASYGAVLLRSAHQVEHLSRAVDSRQDIGAAVGILMERYGLDWDRAFAFLVRNSQHRNVKLRVLAQQVLDGSFRTVSQDDPHTRSGGGIRLASQDLAAG, from the coding sequence ATGGCGGCTGACACGATGCGCTCCCCCGCGCCCTCGGCGCGGGCGGCGGCACTCACGTCATTGGCGGCCCTGGCCGCAGAGAGCATCCCCGGTGTCGACTTCGCCAGCATCACCGTCCACATCGACGGTGGCTTTCGGACCGTCGCGGCAACCGATGCGTTGGCGAACGAGTGCGACCAGCTCCAGTACGACGTCGGTGAGGGTCCTTGCGTCGCCGCGGTCACCTACGAACGCCTGGTCCTGGTCAACGACCTGGTCCATGCGGAGCCCTTCAGCCATTACGGCCCGCTCGCAGCCAGACGCGGCGTCGGTTCCCAGGCCGCCGTCCAGCTCACCCACACCGATCAGGTCGCCGGGCTGAACCTCTACTCCCGCCGACGTGGCGCCTTCGACGAGTTGACCACGCACCTCGTCGAGCTCTTCGCCAGCTACGGCGCCGTCCTGCTCCGTTCCGCGCACCAGGTGGAGCACCTGAGCCGGGCCGTCGACTCTCGGCAGGACATCGGCGCCGCGGTCGGCATCCTCATGGAGCGCTACGGACTCGATTGGGACCGAGCGTTCGCCTTTCTCGTGCGCAACTCGCAGCATCGCAACGTCAAGCTCCGAGTGCTGGCCCAACAGGTCCTCGACGGCTCGTTCCGGACCGTGAGCCAAGACGATCCTCACACCCGTTCCGGCGGCGGGATCAGGCTCGCCTCCCAGGACTTGGCGGCCGGCTAG